One region of Scophthalmus maximus strain ysfricsl-2021 chromosome 15, ASM2237912v1, whole genome shotgun sequence genomic DNA includes:
- the marc1 gene encoding mitochondrial amidoxime-reducing component 1 → MDAKERAVSALVQSNKRVALLVAAGVAVLGLGLGYKYLRRPEGGEEEEEEEEEEALVRVGVVSRLLVHPLKSGTAVSVTRAECQELGLRFGELQDRHWLVVTEDGHMVTGRQEPRLVLVSLTCEGGHVRLSGPEMEELRFPVKQPDGPVMDCRVFGADIQGRDCGDEASRWLTRYLGEGKTFRLVHYEPAMKGRRPEEGESGFPPYQVAYPDVAPVMLLSEASVKDLSSKLETDVTVERFRPNIVIGDCEAFEEDSWEELQIGSVRLQRVMSCGRCIFTTVDPETGIINRKEPLETLKSYRLCKPSEKHLYKSSPLFGQLHAVKRTGILQVGDVVFKVSR, encoded by the exons ATGGACGCGAAGGAGCGCGCTGTGAGCGCACTGGTCCAGAGCAACAAGAGGGTCGCGCTCCTGGTCGCAGCCGGCGTCGCCGTCCTGGGCCTCGGGCTCGGGTACAAGTACCTGCGGAGgccagaaggaggagaggaagaggaggaagaggaggaggaggaggcgctggTCCGCGTGGGCGTCGTGTCGCGGCTCCTCGTCCACCCGCTCAAGTCTGGCACAGCGGTGTCCGTGACGCGCGCCGAGTGCCAGGAGCTCGGCTTGAGGTTCGGGGAGCTGCAGGACCG ACACTGGCTGGTGGTGACGGAGGACGGCCACATGGTGACGGGCCGACAGGAGCCTCGTCTGGTCCTGGTGTCTCTGACCTGCGAGGGAGGTCACGTGCGCCTGAGCGGAccagagatggaggagctgaggtTCCCCGTCAAACAGCCCGACGGCCCCGTGATGGACTGCAG AGTGTTCGGCGCAGACATTCAGGGTCGTGACTGCGGCGACGAGGCGTCCCGCTGGCTCACCCGTTATCTGGGGGAGGGGAAAACCTTTCGCCTGGTGCACTATGAACCTGCGATGAAGGGCAGGAGGCCAGAGGAGGGGGAGTCTGGTTTCCCACCGTATCAG GTGGCGTACCCAGACGTGGCGCCTGTGATGCTGCTGTCCGAGGCCTCGGTGAAGGACCTCAGCAGCAAGCTGGAGACGGACGTCACGGTGGAGCGCTTCCGCCCCAACATCGTGATCGGTGACTGCGAGGCCTTCGAGGAG gATTCCTGGGAGGAGCTCCAGATCGGCAGCGTGCGACTGCAGCGCGTGATGTCGTGTGGAAG ATGCATCTTCACCACGGTCGACCCCGAGACCGGTATAATCAACAGAAAAGAGCCTCTGGAGACACTGAAAAG CTATCGTCTGTGCAAGCCGTCCGAGAAGCACCTCTACAAGTCGTCCCCGTTGTTCGGCCAGCTGCACGCCGTGAAGAGGACGGGGATCCTGCAGGTCGGCGACGTGGTGTTCAAGGTCAGCCGCTGA
- the kcnk3b gene encoding potassium channel subfamily K member 3: MKRQNARTLALIVSILTYLVVGAAVFETLESRQERSHKRRLDARKHELMRKYNLSRANFEELELVVLQLKPHKAGVQWKFAGSFYFAITVITTIGYGHAAPSTDSGKVFCMFYALLGIPLTLVMFQSLGERINTFVRYLLHQAKKCLGMRRTEVSMANMVTVGFFSCMSTLCVGAAAFSHCEGWSFVHAFYYCFITLTTIGFGDYVALQKDDALQNDPRYVAFCFVYILMGLTVIGAFLNLVVLRFLTMNTEDERRDAKQRALMTVGTSRGEVARLIPVSASTSSTPVAQDSAKAKDLKGAYTEVLHFQTICSCLWYRSKEKLRGSTPTLLPQELTLSDAYLQQNMNRPHYMEPGSTGCVCSPRPCASISSITTGLHLLSPFSVFKRRSSV; this comes from the exons ATGAAGAGACAGAACGCCCGCACCCTCGCCCTCATCGTCAGCATCCTCACCTACCTGGTGGTGGGGGCGGCCGTGTTCGAGACGCTGGAGTCGCGGCAGGAGCGCAGCCACAAGCGGCGGCTCGACGCCAGGAAGCACGAGCTCATGCGCAAGTACAACCTGAGCCGGGCGAACTTCGAGGAGCTGGAGCTCGTCGTGCTGCAGCTCAAGCCGCACAAGGCGGGCGTGCAGTGGAAGTTCGCCGGCTCCTTCTACTTCGCCATCACCGTGATCACGACCATCG GTTACGGCCACGCGGCGCCCAGCACCGACTCGGGGAAGGTGTTCTGCATGTTCTACGCCCTCCTGGGGATCCCCCTCACGCTGGTCATGTTCCAGAGCCTGGGCGAGCGGATCAACACGTTCGTCAGGTACCTGCTGCACCAGGCCAAGAAGTGCCTGGGGATGCGCCGCACCGAGGTCTCCATGGCCAACATGGTGACGGTGGGCTTCTTCTCGTGCATGAGCACGCTGTGCGTGGGCGCCGCGGCCTTCTCCCACTGCGAGGGCTGGAGCTTCGTCCACGCCTTCTACTACTGCTTCATCACGCTCACCACCATCGGCTTCGGGGACTACGTGGCGCTGCAGAAGGACGACGCGCTGCAGAACGACCCGCGGTACGTGGCCTTCTGCTTCGTCTACATCCTGATGGGCCTGACGGTGATCGGCGCCTTCCTCAACCTGGTGGTGCTGCGCTTCCTCACCATGAACACCGAGGACGAGCGGAGGGACGCCAAACAGAGGGCCCTGATGACGGTCGGCACGTCCAGGGGGGAGGTGGCCCGCCTGATCCCCGTCTCGGCCTCGACCTCCTCCACGCCCGTGGCGCAGGACAGCGCAAAGGCCAAAGATTTGAAAGGCGCCTACACCGAGGTGCTCCACTTCCAGACTATATGCTCCTGCCTGTGGTACAGGAGCAAGGAGAAGCTGCGGGGCTCCACACCCACGCTGCTCCCCCAGGAGCTGACGCTCTCCGATGCCTACTTGCAGCAGAACATGAACCGCCCGCACTACATGGAGCCCGGGTCGACGGGCTGCGTTTGCAGTCCGCGTCCGTGCGCGAGCATAAGCTCCATCACCACGGGCCTACACCTTCTCTCGCCGTTCAGCGTGTTCAAGCGACGCAGCTCCGTCTGA